A single region of the Kryptolebias marmoratus isolate JLee-2015 linkage group LG10, ASM164957v2, whole genome shotgun sequence genome encodes:
- the LOC108234638 gene encoding G-protein coupled receptor 4-like, translated as MNSTLLNRTCTPTSSVDQRMYPAVYSLFFIVSFPANFLSLYVAWRLMMKGNSMAVYLVSLSISDLLYTVTLPVWIELALQKPVADGLCSTLYLIMYNSFYVGSGLLCCISVDRYLVVVYPLHFQWVREVNTSLVVSIAVWILEIFVHILLLHHIGALESFSYLCHQQIPVPRKDANATLIRVFLSFVVPVIIMTFCYQRIMQSLKQSTSILARERRKVGLLLLFLLLTYIVSFVPYQTVMFLRAVMEPGSCSWAMRLRDPYLVTVATTTLNSTLDPIIYCLINESAKTEIRKAVEKGRNGFIKRKPSNIRAVS; from the coding sequence ATGAATTCCACGCTCCTCAACCGGACATGCACGCCTACATCCTCGGTGGACCAGCGAATGTATCCAGCTGTCTACTCTTTGTTCTTTATTGTGAGTTTTCCAGCCAACTTCTTATCTCTGTATGTAGCCTGGAGGCTGATGATGAAAGGGAACAGCATGGCGGTCTACCTCGTCAGCCTGTCCATTTCTGACCTGCTCTACACAGTCACCCTGCCTGTTTGGATTGAACTTGCCCTGCAGAAGCCTGTGGCTGATGGTCTTTGCAGCACTCTGTATTTGATCATGTACAACAGCTTCTACGTTGGCTCAGGTCTTCTTTGCTGCATCTCTGTTGATCGCTACCTGGTGGTGGTCTACCCTCTACATTTTCAGTGGGTCAGAGAGGTGAACACATCACTGGTTGTGAGCATTGCTGTTTGGATTCTGGAGATATTCGTCCACATTCTGTTACTTCACCACATAGGGGCGCTGGAATCTTTCTCATACCTGTGTCATCAGCAGATACCCGTACCACGCAAGGATGCCAACGCGACCCTCATTCGAGTTTTCCTGAGTTTCGTCGTGCCTGTCATCATTATGACCTTTTGCTATCAGCGGATCATGCAGTCACTCAAGCAGAGCACCTCCATCTTGGCAAGAGAGCGCAGGAAAGTGGGACTGCTGTTGTTGTTCCTCCTTTTAACTTACATTGTGTCCTTTGTGCCCTACCAGACTGTCATGTTCCTGAGGGCAGTGATGGAGCCGGGGTCCTGCAGCTGGGCCATGAGGCTCAGAGATCCATATCTGGTCACTGTTGCCACTACGACTCTGAACAGCACTCTGGATCCCATAATTTACTGTTTAATCAATGAGAGTGCCAAGACAGAGATAAGAAAAGCTGTGGAAAAAGGAAGGAACGGTTTTATCAAGAGGAAACCTTCAAATATTAGAGCAGTTTCTTGa
- the LOC108233873 gene encoding B2 bradykinin receptor-like: protein MHPYTTSAPGNTTFETGIQNETNASICINKDLNWKLTFVPVYILLISVLGIVLNAFVLMVFCLQKKSCTTPEIYLSNLAAADLLLAFFRIFWAIYILNEYNWTFGRAMCKVVHASILMNAYCSIYFVVLVSIDRYLALVHPLSYERIRSPFLAKRGCLLVWILGFIFCVPQLMYRDVTLHSCNTNYPNIPTHLTIATTTSVFGFIIPFFVISFCTLKIFKALKSKLEVGVNTRKTDQKAPTLVLTVLLAFLICWIPYHLVRIPSTLREVKILTGCNLFKILNICGQISAYFAMFNCVLNPILYIIVGKNFREKVKQFFRQWNPKKNGPTSSHYDEPNC from the coding sequence TGCCCCTGGCAACACCACATTTGAGACTGGCATCCAAAACGAAACTAATGCCAGCATctgtataaataaagatttaaactggAAGCTCACTTTTGTTCCAGTCTATATCCTGCTTATCTCTGTGCTGGGAATTGTCCTCAATGCCTTTGTGCTGATGGTTTTCTGCTTGCAAAAGAAGTCCTGCACCACACCTGAGATCTACCTGAGCAACTTGGCTGCTGCTGACCTTCTTCTGGCTTTCTTTAGGATCTTTTGGGCAatctacattttaaatgaatacaaCTGGACTTTTGGTCGAGCCATGTGCAAAGTTGTCCATGCAAGCATTCTGATGAACGCCTACTGCAGCATCTACTTTGTGGTTCTGGTCAGCATAGATCGTTATTTGGCTCTGGTGCACCCTCTGTCCTATGAAAGAATACGTTCACCATTTTTAGCCAAAAGGGGTTGTTTGCTGGTTTGGATTCTGGGATTCATCTTTTGTGTCCCACAGCTTATGTACAGGGATGTGACACTTCACAGTTGTAATACTAATTACCCAAACATTCCTACGCATCTAACAATTGCCACGACAACCTCTGTGTTTGGGTTCATCATTCCTTTTTTCGTTATTTCCTTCTGCACTctaaaaatctttaaagctCTGAAAAGTAAGTTAGAGGTGGGAGTAAATACAAGAAAGACGGACCAAAAGGCACCTACTTTGGTTCTGACAGTCCTGCTGGCGTTCTTGATCTGTTGGATTCCATACCACCTGGTTAGGATACCAAGTACACTTCGTGAAGTCAAAATTCTGACTGGGTGTAACTTGTTTAAAATTCTGAATATCTGTGGGCAGATCTCCGCCTACTTTGCTATGTTCAACTGTGTCCTCAACCCCATTCTTTACATCATTGTTGGAAAGAACTTTCGggaaaaagttaaacagttctTCAGGCAGTGGAACCCAAAAAAAAACGGACCAACATCTTCACATTACGATGAACCAAACTGTTAA